One window from the genome of Terriglobales bacterium encodes:
- a CDS encoding YtxH domain-containing protein produces the protein MADNDSSSIGWFLAGLGLGALVGVLYAPKSGKETRDTILQSANEGREYLNNRSQEFKGQVNQYVQKGKETLNRSKDQITSAVEAGRQAYRDAVEPKA, from the coding sequence ATGGCAGACAACGACAGCAGCAGCATTGGATGGTTCCTCGCCGGGTTGGGCCTCGGCGCGCTCGTCGGGGTGCTTTACGCTCCAAAATCGGGAAAAGAGACTCGCGATACTATTCTGCAATCCGCAAACGAGGGTCGCGAATACCTCAATAACCGCAGCCAGGAATTCAAGGGTCAGGTTAACCAGTACGTCCAGAAGGGCAAAGAGACTCTGAACCGGTCCAAAGATCAGATCACTTCGGCGGTTGAAGCCGGACGTCAAGCCTATCGCGACGCGGTCGAACCCAAAGCCTAA
- a CDS encoding dipeptidase — protein sequence MSSPAVEYARQNQPRFLAELKDLLRIPSVSTLPQHKSDIERAADFLAAQMRAIGLEHVEVIKTAGHPLVYADWLHATGKPTALCYGHYDVQPPDPLNEWTTPPFEPTERNQNLYARGAVDDKGQMFMHLKALESLMKSGGSKLPINVRLLLEGEEEVGGEAIAKYVKENPQKLKADFALVSDTEMYAPDLPTLCVGLRGLVYTEVEARGAKVDLHSGMYGGAAPNPFVALAQIIAKLKDENGRILIPGFYDRVTTPSTDELRSWKSLPFDEKDYLEHEVGSTELTGESGYSVAERTWARPSMDVHGMPGGFIGAGAKTVIPSKASAKISMRLVPNQNPEEIFKLYLDYVKSITPRGIQISIRLLSGADPMLIRTDNHYVQAAKDAMKEVFGKDTVFIRSGGSIPVVADFEKHLHIPSVMMGFGLPDDNLHAPNEKFHIPNFYRGIESIIRFFQLLSR from the coding sequence ATGTCTTCTCCGGCTGTTGAATACGCGCGCCAGAACCAGCCGCGTTTCCTTGCAGAGCTGAAAGACCTGCTCCGCATTCCCAGCGTCAGCACTCTTCCCCAGCACAAGAGCGACATCGAACGCGCCGCCGACTTTCTTGCGGCTCAAATGCGCGCAATCGGCCTTGAGCATGTTGAGGTCATCAAGACCGCCGGCCATCCTCTCGTCTATGCGGACTGGCTACATGCCACAGGCAAGCCCACGGCGCTTTGCTACGGACACTACGACGTACAACCTCCTGATCCGTTGAACGAATGGACAACTCCGCCCTTTGAACCGACTGAACGTAACCAAAACCTCTATGCACGCGGCGCAGTCGACGACAAAGGCCAGATGTTCATGCACCTCAAAGCGCTCGAGTCGCTGATGAAGAGCGGAGGCTCCAAACTCCCTATCAACGTCCGCCTGTTGCTTGAAGGAGAAGAAGAAGTCGGCGGTGAAGCGATTGCCAAGTACGTAAAAGAGAATCCTCAGAAACTCAAGGCCGACTTTGCTCTGGTCTCTGACACGGAGATGTATGCGCCCGACTTGCCCACGCTATGCGTGGGGCTCCGCGGTTTGGTTTACACCGAGGTCGAGGCTCGCGGGGCGAAGGTTGATCTGCACTCGGGAATGTACGGCGGAGCAGCTCCGAATCCGTTCGTCGCGCTGGCACAGATCATTGCGAAACTAAAAGACGAGAATGGCCGCATTCTCATTCCGGGATTCTACGACCGCGTCACTACGCCTTCCACGGACGAATTGCGCAGTTGGAAATCGCTCCCCTTTGACGAAAAGGATTATCTGGAGCATGAAGTCGGCAGCACTGAACTTACGGGTGAATCAGGATATTCCGTAGCTGAGCGAACCTGGGCACGTCCAAGCATGGACGTTCACGGCATGCCCGGGGGGTTCATCGGCGCCGGAGCCAAGACGGTGATACCTTCCAAAGCATCGGCGAAGATCTCGATGCGCCTCGTCCCGAATCAGAACCCCGAGGAAATATTCAAACTCTACTTAGATTACGTGAAGTCGATCACACCTCGCGGCATTCAGATCAGCATTCGCCTGCTCAGCGGCGCCGATCCCATGCTGATCCGAACCGATAATCACTACGTGCAGGCCGCAAAAGACGCGATGAAAGAAGTCTTCGGCAAGGACACAGTCTTTATTCGTAGTGGCGGATCGATTCCCGTTGTAGCCGACTTCGAGAAGCATCTTCACATTCCCTCAGTGATGATGGGATTCGGACTACCTGACGACAACCTCCACGCTCCCAACGAGAAATTCCACATTCCAAATTTTTATCGCGGGATTGAGTCGATAATCAGGTTCTTCCAGCTTCTAAGCCGCTAA
- the mnmA gene encoding tRNA 2-thiouridine(34) synthase MnmA gives MTKPTIAVAMSGGVDSSTVAAMLRADGHSVVGLTMQLWNQRRLAGREGMPEQVQGRCCSIEDVYDARHVAEHLEIPYYVVNHQDRFERDVVRPFVDEYLSGRTPIPCSLCNNHLKFDQLLITAQQIGADLLATGHYARVEYSQERGRWFLLRGRDLSKDQSYFLFGLTQEQLSRTLFPLGNMSKPEVRDLAHQHGLALAEKPDSQEICFVPGGDYKRFIDAYLDEQGEQLPDTSGELVTTSGEVVGTHAGIHNFTVGQRKGLGIATGSPLYVIELRGDKRQVVVGAGDDLRSQTLRAHRLNWIAFENLDRPVRVKAKIRHRHEPADAEVRMDGDYALVTFDEPQRAITPGQAVVFYDRDIVVGGGWIC, from the coding sequence ATGACCAAGCCAACCATCGCCGTAGCCATGTCTGGAGGAGTGGACTCCTCCACCGTCGCGGCCATGCTGCGGGCGGATGGCCATTCCGTGGTCGGGTTGACAATGCAGCTTTGGAATCAGCGACGACTGGCTGGGCGCGAGGGAATGCCGGAGCAGGTGCAAGGGCGATGCTGCTCGATCGAGGACGTTTACGATGCACGCCACGTCGCCGAACATCTTGAGATTCCGTACTACGTAGTTAACCATCAAGATCGCTTCGAGAGAGATGTAGTGCGACCGTTCGTTGACGAGTATCTCTCTGGCCGCACACCGATTCCGTGCAGTCTCTGCAACAATCATTTGAAGTTTGATCAGCTGCTGATCACCGCCCAGCAGATCGGTGCTGACCTACTTGCGACTGGACATTACGCGCGCGTTGAATATTCCCAGGAGCGCGGTCGATGGTTTCTGCTGCGGGGCCGCGATCTGAGTAAGGACCAAAGCTACTTCCTCTTTGGACTTACGCAGGAGCAACTGAGCCGCACGTTGTTTCCTTTAGGGAATATGTCAAAGCCAGAGGTTCGCGATTTGGCACACCAGCACGGTCTGGCGCTGGCAGAGAAGCCCGACTCGCAGGAGATTTGTTTCGTTCCCGGCGGGGATTACAAGCGGTTCATCGATGCATACCTTGATGAGCAGGGCGAACAACTGCCTGATACGTCGGGCGAACTGGTAACGACTTCCGGCGAAGTCGTCGGCACCCACGCCGGCATTCACAATTTCACTGTGGGACAGCGAAAGGGACTGGGAATTGCGACTGGATCTCCCCTTTACGTGATCGAGTTGCGCGGCGACAAGCGACAAGTGGTCGTTGGAGCAGGCGATGATTTGCGTTCGCAAACGCTGCGAGCGCATCGTCTGAACTGGATCGCTTTCGAGAATCTCGATCGGCCAGTGCGTGTGAAGGCCAAGATTCGCCATCGTCATGAGCCGGCAGATGCGGAAGTCAGAATGGACGGCGATTACGCGCTGGTTACTTTTGACGAGCCACAGAGGGCGATCACGCCTGGACAGGCGGTTGTGTTTTACGACAGGGACATTGTGGTGGGCGGCGGTTGGATCTGCTGA